The following are encoded together in the Parambassis ranga chromosome 20, fParRan2.1, whole genome shotgun sequence genome:
- the LOC114453263 gene encoding zinc finger protein 2-like yields MSSGLLEPPAGGEQLCVFLLRDGGDKDEDGVRRREVACQWERPEEECREVGCQSDSAERRDAGVQVDLLTQQLSWRHSGSSSMLLQCFTVRPDGPDGGALMQHCTTSRTRTRTIRPAVRPSTKPTQSRPQRKQLANKRSLSQRRRRQKPPDADVQQEEEEQREVVMLEEDSADPTWTPAEGDVESPSSPVALRDMQLDLDSQHAPVHAVKLEPESIMCDVCGKVMKNKSSLARHSFIHTGKKPFACHLCELRFNRRDNLQHHLNRLHPNGVAKLEKQRQVQAWLCAVCGKTFSCRSRLKTHEVIHSGVKPHRCDLCPKAYMRTNDLEHHKKIVHIDGAAEPQQPSSLLCDFCGKEFKCRSQLTIHFQTHTGERPHLCDICGRKFSRQYQLKRHKILVHANRVNGEENPPSDTPFACSVCGKRLKSEALLAAHSRIHTGDKPHRCSICLRSFQRATCLKQHHIRVHLNIKSNDVHAGKRRRSSAEKVFPCSVCSKVFKFRSLLASHSMIHSETRPFACDFCSRSFRRLSHLKRHREVVHSNGARLPQSFICHICGKDKKCRSQLARHVIIHTGERPFTCDLCPARFNRHGNLQQHRKRMHGIGKPLDEDAPPILFDDDMATALTYKQEETVVAVDAAAEQFEAVMSDDADAVQQLDAT; encoded by the exons ATGTCATCTGGACTCCTGGAGcctcctgcaggaggagagcagctcTGCGTCTTCCTGCTGAGAGACGGAGGAGACAAAGATGAGGatggagtgaggaggagggaggtggccTGCCAGTGGGAGCGTCCTGAGGAGGAGTGCAGGGAGGTGGgctgtcagagtgactcagcagAGCGGAGAGATGCTGGTGTGCAGGTGGACCTGCTGACTCAGCAGCTGAGCTGGAGACACTCAG GCTCgtcctccatgctgctgcagtgcttTACTGTCAGGCCCGATGGACCAGACGGGGGCGCTCTGATGCAGCACTGCACCACCAGCCgtaccagaaccagaaccatcCGACCTGCAGTCAGACCCTCCACAAAGCCCACGCAGTCCAGACCCCAGAGGAAACAGCTTGCAAACAAAAGAAGTTTATCACAACGCCGCCGCCGCCAAAAACCGCCTGATGCTGAcgtgcagcaggaggaggaggagcaaagAGAGGTGGTGATGTTGGAGGAGGACAGTGCTGACCCCACCTGGACTCCAGCTGAAGGAG ATGTCGAGTCTCCCTCGTCTCCCGTGGCTCTCAGGGACATGCAGCTGGACCTGgactcccagcatgcacctgtcCATGCGGTGAAGTTGGAGCCTGAGAGCATTATGTGCGATGTTTGTGGTAAAGTGATGAAGAACAAGTCGAGCTTGGCCCGGCACTCCTTCATCCACACGGGGAAGAAGCCATTTGCCTGCCACCTGTGTGAGCTGCGCTTCAACCGCCGTGACAACCTGCAGCACCACCTTAACCGACTACACCCCAACGGTGTCGCCAAGCTGGAGAAGCAGCGACAGGTGCAGGCCTGGCTCTGCGCCGTCTGTGGGAAAACCTTTAGCTGCAGATCCAGGCTGAAGACGCATGAGGTCATCCACTCTGGGGTCAAACCCCATCGCTGCGACCTCTGTCCTAAAGCCTACATGAGGACCAATGATCTGGAGCACCACAAAAAGATCGTCCACATCGATGGTGCCGCAGAGCCGCAGCAGCCGAGctcactgctctgtgacttCTGTGGCAAAGAGTTCAAATGTCGGTCACAGCTCACCATCCACTTCCAGACCCACACCGGCGAGCGGCCACACCTCTGTGACATTTGTGGGCGCAAGTTCAGCCGCCAGTACCAGCTAAAGCGCCACAAGATCCTGGTCCACGCCAACCGAGTGAATGGCGAGGAGAACCCGCCCTCCGATACGCCATTCGCCTGCAGCGTCTGTGGGAAGCGGCTAAAGTCTGAGGCGCTGCTTGCCGCTCACTCCCGCATCCACACGGGGGACAAACCTCACCGCTGCAGCATCTGTCTGCGCAGCTTCCAGCGCGCCACCTGCTTGAAGCAGCACCACATCCGGGTTCACCTGAACATCAAATCCAACGACGTGCACGCCGGCAAACGGAGGAGGAGCTCTGCAGAGAAGGTCTTCCCGTGTTCCGTCTGCAGCAAGGTTTTCAAATTCAGGTCTCTGCTGGCGAGTCACTCGATGATCCACAGTGAGACCCGACCATTCGCCTGCGACTTTTGCAGCCGCAGCTTTCGCCGCCTCAGCCACCTGAAAAGGCACCGCGAGGTCGTCCACTCTAACGGAGCGCGACTACCACAGAGCTTCATCTGCCATATCTGTGGCAAAGACAAAAAGTGCCGCTCGCAGCTGGCCAGGCATGTCATCATCCACACCGGTGAGCGGCCATTCACCTGCGACCTCTGCCCCGCCCGCTTTAACCGCCACGGCAACTTGCAGCAACACAGGAAGCGCATGCACGGCATCGGGAAGCCGCTAGATGAGGACGCCCCGCCCATCCTCTTTGACGATGACATGGCAACTGCGCTGACgtacaaacaggaagagacGGTGGTGGCTGTGGACGCCGCAGCTGAACAGTTTGAGGCTGTGATGAGTGATGATGCAGATGCTGTTCAGCAGCTTGATGCCACCTGA